From uncultured Desulfobacter sp.:
TTGAAGCAATAAGTTGGCTGAAATTTGAAGAGATAATGATGTTGGGACATAAAAACTTAAAATGCTATATTATTGCGGGGCCTAATGGGACTGGAAAAACCACATTTGCAGAAAACTATCTCCCATTTGAGGCTGAATGCCTGAATTTTATAAACGCTGATATGATTGCAAAAGGGATTGCCCCTTTTAACCCGGAAAGCGTTGCAATAGAAGCGGGAAAAATATTTTTAAAGCGTATCGAAGCATTGACCTCAAACAAAAGATCATTTGCATTTTAAACAACGCTAAGTGGATTGAATTTCATTGATCGCATTAATAAATGGCGGGCAGTTGGTTATGAAGTCATATTGTATTTTTTATATCTGCCCAATGCCCAAGGAGGTCATAGTGTACCGGAGAATGTGATTATCAGGAGGTATAATAGAGGCTGGGATAACTTTCAAAAGCATTATAAACTGATTGTTGATGACTGGATTATTTTCGATAAGGCACAAGATCAAAATAAAATCTCCCATTCTCAATCAGGATAACATGGGATATTCGTGATCACAAGCTCTCAGGCCGTATCTATTATATCCACCTCTGGAAAACGGGCCTACCTTTATCGCTGCTTTGGCATCCATTGAAAGTCTTAACACTCCAGGCGTTGCATCTGCCAGTGCATTAATATTATGCACATATTCAAATATCATGTTAACTTCTGGAATTTTTTTTAGGTTCGCATTTGGCCACTTTTTTCAAACAAAACCCTAAGTTATTCATTTTTCGATTAACTGTTGCAACGGATGGCATTTCATCCTCAGAATAGCCATTTATATCAATTAACCTCCGGCGAACTTCTTTTGCTGTTATTGGTGAATACAGCCGAGTGGAATGGAAAGTAGGATCCGTTTGGCAGATCGGACCGACTATCCCTTTTATATTTTCCAGTAATGATGGGAGTTTTTCTTCGACAGGTTTTCGCCCTCTTCCTGAAAAATTATCAATGCACACGATACCGGATGTTAGTTCTTTCATGCCTTTTCGGATTATATCTCGAGTCCAACCGAGCTCTCTTTCAGCTCTCCTTTGACCTCCTTTACCCATCAGTAAAACGACATGAGCCATGAACTGCCTTCTATCAGTCCCTTTGAGTCTTGAGCGTGTATCGTTCAGCAACTGCTTCATTGCGGGTGTGATATTAACCAACTCTTCTTAAGAAAATTCTATCTGATGCATCATGAAAACTCCTTTTTTATGGTACTTTTCATGATGATCATACTCTTTGCCGGCTTTATTGTTTATTTGTGATCTGTTCTCTATCTCATTTGGGAGATTTATTTTTTATCTTGTGCCTTATGCTGAGACATGGCAGGGGGTGACGATGCCATCCCCCTGTTCTGATCGTTCTCTCTAATCTTCAAACTGAAGATTAAATCACTGTGCTCATGAAGGGCCATTGGGGAAAGGCGTTGAACAGGAGCCAATACTGGGGCCCATAAAAGTGGATGCACTCATATTTTTCTTTACATCCTTGCTTTTGCATTCAGGACAAGTGATCCCTTTTTCATCACCTGACAAAACAACTCTCTCAAATTCTTTACCACATTTTTTACACGTATATTCAAAAATAGGCATGGATAAAACTCCCTCATAGATAAAATAAAATAATCATCCAAAAGATCCTTCGACAGGCTGTTACAAAATCCTAATTTTCCCAATTTCTTCGTTGGAAAAATAAATTTGATCCTCAGAATACTGTATGTATGCCTGCGGTCAAATTAATTTTCCGCCTTGAACTTGAAAAAATTATCTATTCCGTAACAGCCTGTCGAAATTAAAATAAGTCCTTCGTGCTGTTGATCAATAATAACAAGAAAAAAAACGGAATCATATTGAAATCAGCAATTCTAAATTTAACAAAGCACTATCTTTCGTGCTTGTTTTTTTCTTGCTCTTAATCATGCTCTTGCTCCAAGTATTTTCGAGCAAGATTAAGAGCAAGATTGCGGACCGACTCAAATTTAAAATTGCTGTAGGGTGCCATAGGCCTAACCTTTTACAATTTTTAAAAATTGTTCCCTAAAAAGTTCTGCTCCACCCATTGCAGGATGTCTGACTTTTTCTGTTTTTATGCCTATTGTTCTAAGAGAGGCTTCGGCTTTATTGCCGAGAGCGATAATTTTCTTGAAATCAAATGCTTGTAAAAGTGCTTCCAGAACCGGCGCCCCTTCTATCATTTCATTATTGGTCGGCGTCCTGTTGGACAACAAGCCTTTTGAATTTTTGTATGGGTGCCAAGGAAAGGCATTCCAGAGAACAAAATTCCTTGTGTTTAATCCCTCACGAATCAACTTTCCCCAGACAATTGTTGCTGTTGGTTCGTTGAAACCATCCATATGTTTCTTCTTGTTGCTTGTCCTGTAAAGCTGTGAGTGGCATACATGATCAGGTACGATGCCCTGATCCGTCTTATGGCCAAGGATAATCCTTTCCGAGGTCATGGGAATGCCTGTAAAATGTCCACCTTGATACCCCAAAGCCTCTGCCAGAAGCAGGTATTCAGCATTGATACGTTCTTCCAGATAACATTTCAGGTTCAACATTCTTTTTCCGGGAGAGGTTTTATCCATGTCATTTTCTTTATCAACTTCAAACCATGGATTGAAAATCTGCTTGGCTTCAGGTTTATACAACAGCTTAAAAAAATGGTTGATCATTTCCAACTTTCTCAAAAATATTGTAAAGATGCGGGCGGGACGCCCGCACTCCCAGGTTAAGTTATTTCGAACTCATTCCTTAGTTTATTTTTCGACTCATATTTTGATCTGATTGCTATGCGATTTAGCTCAAAAGTCAATAAAATATAGCTTACATTTTCCAAGTGTACAAATATTTTTTTGCGCTCACCCAAAGGTTAGATAAAGAGCAATATTTTTTTGTTTAAAAACTAAATCGAATGGTCGTATACGCATTGGTATTGTCCTCTGTGATATTATCGGTCCATTTATATTTTACCTTGGGCTTTAAATCAGCATCCTGATCACTCAAAGACAAATAGGCGGCGCACAAGGACAATTCCAGGTTCTGGTTCATCAACCCCGGGCAATAAGGCCCAGTGCAGGATCCGGACCTGGTCTTTGACCACTTAGCCCTACAACTTCATAACTCTGTAAAGAACTACGGGTTTCAAAAGATCGGGTTTGCAGAATTTCAATATAATTATTGTATTCAATTTACTCTGCAAAAATCTGTCTAAAAAAAAGCAAGATAGGTGGGAAATGGACCCGGATGTCGAAATATTGGTGTTAATTACCCTTTGTTGCCGCGTAAAGAAAACAGAGGTAGGAGCCCTGCTGTTAAAAAAACTGATCGAAAAAATGTGGGAGAAATTGTGGGGAAATTGTGAGTATTGAGCTCAGCGAGCCTTGGGACCTAAAGAACATATTTTTCCTGTCGATACTTTATGTTAAGGTCAAAAATTGTACACCCTGATAATTGAACAAAACTTTATATGAAAGGAATGAATCATGCAAATTAATGATTTTTCAAGCACGCAAATCAATATTTCCAACACCCAGACCTCAAGCGCAGGTACCAAGCCTCCCGAAGGCCCACCCCCGCCTCCGAGCCACGAGCAGGCCGTATCAGAAATAGGCGCATCTCTTACCGAGGATCAGCAGGGAGAAGTTCTGTCCGGAATTGAAGCCATGCAAGAAGAAGGCGCTTCAGATGAGGAGATC
This genomic window contains:
- a CDS encoding zinc ribbon domain-containing protein — its product is MPIFEYTCKKCGKEFERVVLSGDEKGITCPECKSKDVKKNMSASTFMGPSIGSCSTPFPNGPS
- a CDS encoding uracil-DNA glycosylase, with protein sequence MINHFFKLLYKPEAKQIFNPWFEVDKENDMDKTSPGKRMLNLKCYLEERINAEYLLLAEALGYQGGHFTGIPMTSERIILGHKTDQGIVPDHVCHSQLYRTSNKKKHMDGFNEPTATIVWGKLIREGLNTRNFVLWNAFPWHPYKNSKGLLSNRTPTNNEMIEGAPVLEALLQAFDFKKIIALGNKAEASLRTIGIKTEKVRHPAMGGAELFREQFLKIVKG